Proteins co-encoded in one Oncorhynchus clarkii lewisi isolate Uvic-CL-2024 unplaced genomic scaffold, UVic_Ocla_1.0 unplaced_contig_2114_pilon_pilon, whole genome shotgun sequence genomic window:
- the LOC139399240 gene encoding zinc finger protein 391-like, with amino-acid sequence MSPNGSFQAQLSSIMETLTTSAVAEITKLVDYSSALLFSEISRQQGENDALRKALYCMQIELGTERPKRGTSSVDISLEVQLCDEIQNNKGVGDHRFPDKQLVVSERHYGVDAAIELGETSAPQRRTVKEECPDVKQVILQPDPKGEDRPEEVVEASHPEEAEHIIIGGEGNGGLSLKDDFQAMDESQSEAYHSSTAEPEEEDTSQDFSEELEMWVKSEPGSESDTPSFTPSVAENKMVDHLTGREMHACSYCNKRFNYRSQVIIHERVHTRERPFVCKQCGKGFSQINNLKKHQLCHRGGEGNHECGECGKAFCHTQSLKNHMVAAHGFGSRLDCETCGKTFHNKKALIAHSTSHSRAFGCEICGKAFGTKQTLKTHQFTHTGERPFICNYCGKSFAYLCNLKTHKRVHTGEKPFGCELCGKCFTQKHCLEKHLCID; translated from the exons ATGTCTCCAAACGGGTCTTTCCAGGCACAACTTTCTTCAATTATGGAGACGCTGACGACGTCTGCCGTTGCAGAGATTACAAAACTGGTCGATTACAGTTCTGCCCTTCTATTCTCGGAGATATCCCGACAACAGGGAGAGAACGACGCTCTTCGGAAGGCATTGTACTGTATGCAAATCGAGCTCGGGACCGAGAGACCAAAGCGGGGCACCTCTTCTGTTGATATATCTTTAGAAGTTCAGCTTTGCGACGAGATCC AGAATAATAAAGGCGTGGGGGACCACAGGTTTCCGGACAAGCAGTTGGTTGTGAGTGAGAGGCACTATGGAGTGGATGCTGCCATCGAATTGGGAGAAACCAGTGCACCGCAGCGCAGAACAGTGAAGGAAGAA TGTCCTGACGTGAAACAGGTCATTTTACAACCAGACCCTAAAGGTGAGGACAGGCCGGAGGAGGTTGTGGAGGCTAGTCACCCGGAGGAAGCAGAGCACATCATTATCGGTGGAGAAGGAAATG GTGGCCTGTCCCTAAAAGATGATTTCCAGGCCATGGACGAGAGCCAGTCAGAGGCGTACCACAGCTCCACAGCAGAGCCCGAGGAAGAAGACACCAGCCAAGACTTCAGCGAGGAGCTGGAGATGTGGGTCAAGTCTGAGCCGGGGTCAGAGAGCGACACCCCCAGCTTCACCCCCAGTGTCGCAGAAAACAAGATGGTCGACCACCTCACGGGCAGGGAAATGCACGCCTGTTCATACTGCAACAAACGCTTCAACTACCGTAGCCAGGTGATAATCCACGAGCGGGTTCACACGAGGGAGAGGCCGTTCGTCTGCAAGCAGTGCGGCAAGGGTTTCTCCCAGATTAACAACCTCAAGAAGCACCAGCTCTGtcacaggggaggggaggggaatcaCGAGTGCGGGGAGTGTGGAAAGGCGTTCTGCCACACCCAGAGCCTGAAGAATCACATGGTGGCAGCTCACGGCTTCGGTTCAAGGTTGGACTGCGAGACGTGCGGCAAGACGTTTCACAATAAGAAAGCTCTCATCGCACACTCCACCAGTCACAGCAGGGCTTTTGGCTGCGAGATATGCGGGAAGGCTTTCGGTACGAAACAAACTCTTAAGACCCACCAGTTCACTCACACGGGGGAGCGTCCGTTCATCTGCAACTACTGCGGCAAGAGCTTTGCCTACCTCTGTAACCTTAAAACTCACAAGAGGGTTCACACTGGGGAGAAACCCTTTGGCTGTGAGCTGTGTGGCAAGTGTTTCACTCAGAAACACTGCCTGGAGAAACACTTGTGTATAGATTAA
- the LOC139399241 gene encoding ladderlectin-like codes for MKVLIIFALLCVALSARAAAVPVESDAVAVEETKSAPEEAVEVEAPAAEEKLSDAPGVFSEDENEAVEVAAAAPKDKAARRFCPDGWFSYQSKCYMFVNTPRSWFGAEEHCNELGASLASASSSPEYRYLQQITRTANRATAWIGGFYLQGTWMWIDRSGMYYTNWYSQSTATSNPCMYLQSAVGQGWRNCGCGGQLPFICVHNYRC; via the exons atgaaGGTTCTGATCATCTTTGCACTACTTTGTGTCGCCCTCTCTGCTAGGGCAGCAGCAG TTCCTGTGGAGAGCGATGCTGTGGCGGTAGAAGAGACAAAAAGTGCCCCAG AGGAGGCTGTTGAGGTTGAGGCTCCTGCAGCAGAGGAGAAGCTGAGTGACGCCCCAG GTGTCTTTTCAGAAGATGAGAATGAGGCAGTTGAGGTGGCTGCTGCAGCACCTAAAGATAAAG CGGCACGCAGGTTCTGCCCTGACGGATGGTTCAGCTACCAGTCCAAGTGTTACATGTTTGTGAACACTCCTCGGTCCTGGTTCGGAGCCGAG GAACATTGCAATGAACTGGGCGCCAGCCTGGCCTCTGCCAGCTCCTCCCCTGAGTATCGTTACCTGCAACAGATAACCAGAACAGCCAACAGAGCCACCGCCTGGATAGGTGGATTCTACCTCCAG GGAACTTGGATGTGGATCGACCGCTCAGGAATGTATTACACCAACTGGTACAGCCAGAGCACCGCAACCAGCAACCCCTGCATGTACCTGCAATCTGCTG TGGGCCAGGGGTGGAGGAACTGCGGATGTGGCGGACAATTACCATTCATCTGCGTGCACAACTATCGCTGTTAG
- the LOC139399243 gene encoding ladderlectin-like, which translates to MVVMMVVLLVWMKRERTLHIEEDVQTEAVEEVAAAPKAARSFCPDGWLSYQSKCYMFVNTPRSWFNAEEHCNELGASLASASSSPEYRYLQQITRTANRATAWIGGFYLQGTWMWIDRSGMYYTNWYSQSTATSNSCMYLQSAVGQGWRNLGCGTQYPFICVHNYRC; encoded by the exons atggtggtgatgatggtggtgctgCTTGTCTGGATGAAAAGGGAGAGAAC ACTTCACATAG AAGAGGATGTACAGACTGAGGCTGTTGAAGAGGTGGCTGCGGCACCTAAAG CAGCACGCAGTTTCTGCCCTGACGGATGGCTCAGCTACCAGTCCAAGTGTTACATGTTTGTGAACACTCCTCGGTCCTGGTTCAACGCTGAG GAACATTGCAATGAACTGGGCGCCAGCCTGGCCTCCGCCAGCTCCTCCCCCGAGTATCGTTATCTGCAACAGATAACCAGAACAGCCAACAGAGCCACCGCCTGGATCGGTGGATTCTACCTCCAG GGAACTTGGATGTGGATCGACCGCTCAGGAATGTATTACACCAACTGGTACAGCCAGAGCACCGCAACCAGCAACTCCTGCATGTACCTGCAATCTGCTG TGGGCCAGGGCTGGAGGAACCTCGGATGTGGCACACAATACCCATTCATCTGCGTGCACAACTATCGCTGTTAG